From the genome of Nicotiana sylvestris chromosome 2, ASM39365v2, whole genome shotgun sequence, one region includes:
- the LOC138886130 gene encoding uncharacterized protein: MAYKDLCFFPDVQLPDGFKMPKFNLYDGYRDPMAHLRGYYSKMRGVGGKDKLLMAYFSQSLGGAALKWYTRQDAGRWYTWDDMALAFARHFQYNIEIVPDRMSLAKIQKKPNESFREYRLKWREQAARVHPPMEEKEMVEYFLQAQEPTYFGHLITVVGRYFNDVVKMGEMVEDGLKSSKIMSYSALKATTQAIQNNTGSSLGQKEHDDVAMVVSESRHGPKGTPHQYTQPQLQPQTYPRAPHNPPQYYPPNNVWSSAQPPGHSLWRAPAPHNDFLPSQHFRAPNNPRKRGQGREQRQRNSFTPIGESYTSLFEKLKHFGLIEPLLGYTPDPYAKGFDPTV; encoded by the coding sequence atggcttacaaagacttgtgcttttttcctgacgtccaactgcctgatgggtttaagatgccaaagttcaaTTTATATGACGGGTATAGAGATCCCAtggcccatttgagaggctactacagtaagatgagaggcgtcggtgggaaagacaaattattgatggcgtacttcagtcaaagtctgggTGGGGCAGCTCTaaagtggtacacccgccaagatgctggcaggtggtacacgtgggatgatatgGCTCTGGCCTTTGCcagacactttcagtacaatatagaaattgtcccAGATCGCATGTCCCTCGCCAAGATACAAaagaagcctaatgaaagctttagggaatacaggctcaaatggagagagcaagctgccagagttcatcctcccatggaagaaaaagagatggtcgagtactttcttcaagctcaagaaccaacttactttgggcatttgatcacgGTTGTGGGTAGGtattttaatgatgtggtaaaaatgggagaaatggtagaagatgggctgaaatctagcaagatcatgagttattctgctttaaaagccacaacacaagcaattcagaacaACACAGGAAGCTCgctgggtcagaaggaacacgatgatgttgccatggtCGTTTCAGAGTCACGACATGGACCAAAGGGTACGCctcaccaatatacccagcctcaactccaaccccaaacctatccccgagctccacataatccacctcagtattatcctccaaaCAATGTCTGGTCATCTGCCCAACCACCAGGTCACTCCctatggcgagcgccagcaccgcataatgatttcttgccttcccaacattttcgagcacccaacaacccaAGAAAACGGGGGCAAggaagggaacaaaggcaaagaaatagtttcacgccaattggggagtcttACACAAGcttatttgaaaagttaaagcattttggcctgattgagccgctcctcggctatactccagacccatatgcaaaaggctttgatcctactgtatga